The Miscanthus floridulus cultivar M001 chromosome 6, ASM1932011v1, whole genome shotgun sequence genomic interval CGCGGATGTCTGGACGGGGCTAGCGTCCGAACTTCTGAACGCTACCCACACCGttgatttaatatttttatttgctATCATAGATATTACTGTTTTATATGGATTTAGCCAAACTtaaatgccctgttcgtttggcttataagtcatagcctgaaaatactgttggctgatttgttgtgagagaaaaatactattcattagctgaaaaagtacggcttataagccaagcgaacgggACGAAAATGTGTGACCATGGCAATAAATATTCaggtaagggcctgtttggtagggctccaaCTCCAACTAAAACAACTTTGGTTGTGGCTTCTACGATGGAGTAGATTCTTTAGCGGAGTTGAAGCTATTTTGATAAAACGTTTGGTAAAACAGCTTTGCCTGGTATTGGAAGAAGTGAAATGTCCATAGCgcccttctctttttttcttttcttccttatttttcctttttttatttctctTTTCTTTCGATATTGTTCTCTCTACCCTATCCCATTAACCCACCTCACGCGACTTCGGCATCTCCACGCATGCGACGGTCGTCTTCAACGCGGATGGGATCTCTTCCACGCACGGGATCCTCCTTCGCTCACCGCACCGGCCTCCACTCCCTCCCAGTGTCGGCCTCCGCGCCGTTGCCGACCCTGGCCTCCTCGCCCGGTCTCACCCCTCCCGGCGACGGCTTCCTCGTCCAGCCTCGCACCTCGCCGCGCCGCCCGGAGGCTCCTCTCCACGTCGGCCTCCTTGCCTTCTCGCCTGGCCTCGCCTCTTCACTACTACATAATCACTTTTAGGGGCGGCTccaaatgatttgtaggggcggtttggccagctacccctaccataccgtctctacaaatcatgcatttgtagggatgGTTCCCAGATCGTCcccaaatcgatttgtaggggcgactggtgttatcagccgcctgtacaaatcgatttataggggcggctggtaacaccagccgcccctacaaaatcaatttgtagggtgGCTACAGTACCATCCGCctttacaaatcgatttatatggACGGTTCAatttagaaccgcccctacagtacattttttcataaaaaaaaatcaaatttacaattatatatatatatatatatatttatatatatatatatatatttatatttcaaatctgaccacaacacaagggcattatataattcaaatcaTAGTCTATATGCTTGTATCACCTACCGCCCATTATGCAACAAAGGTCTAACATCTCATATTGCAACTATGTATAGAACTATGCATAAAAATACTTTCTGCTCATCCAAGCAGTGAACGCATCCAGGTGACCACCACCATCCTCTTTTTCTGCTCTTTATTTACTTTCATGCACATCTACACAAGCAAGGCAACAAGGGAAATGATTATTTTCAATACTTGCTAATTGGAAGAGTGAAAAAATACTCAAAACCGAACTGAACTGAACTGCTGCTGCTATATAGCTTCACATATATGAGCTGAAACACATGCATATATTTTAATGGGCAAGAGCAAACAAGGATCAGTACAGAGATTAACTTAAAACTTGTAAAAATACTGCTCATATGCTAGTGACCAATTGAGATCAATACAGTACATATATGCATGCACACCGAGACATCACATGAGCTAGCTAAAAAGGCTTGTGAATGAACAAGGACAAGACCTTGCTCATTTGAGTAAATAAGCACTTAAGACAAGGCATGCAATAATTATTTAACTATTGACAATAATTATTTAACTATTTGTATCCAGCAATCACCCATCTGAATATTTCTATTGGCACAATAGACAAGAGCTGTCATGCAAAAGGAGAAAGAACTTTCAGCCAACTTCTAATGCTAAAGCAGTGTAGAAATGCTCCAAATCATTTTAACAGGTAATATACTAGTATTTCGTCAACAGAGAATCAGTAAATGACAGATATAGCTTAGCAAACAAATAATATTGGTAAATGGTGGTAGTAATGACCCTTGGAATTGATTGGTTTCATTTTCATACAAAAGCAATGCAAATTATTTAAACTCAAGCTTGCTGATTGCTTTACGGGTGTTAGAATCCAGTGAACATTTCCCACAGAAAAGGCCAAATCTCAAGCAACTTTAACAATAGGCCATAGTGGTACACAATTGTAAACTAAAAGAATTGTAATTCCTAAGTATATGTGCATTTTAGTAAGAACCTTACCGATGCTGGAATGAAGATGAAATTGGGTGGCGACTGCAAAGCAAAATCGGACCCATGAAATTCCTCAAAACCATACTCAGACATCAACATATATATTTCATCCTCTAAGCAGGTACTGCATAACCAAGAGATGCTACCACAGAATATTCGAATCTCCCAGCACCAGCAACTTGCAGGTTACTGGCCGTTTGATGCAATCATCTCATATTTCACCCCAATTAAGGAAGCAGTATTAAGCACAAACATAAGCGCTAGATGTAGGATTACGGAAAGCATCAAGAGCATGGCAATTTCCGATTTCCTAGCGACCACGCTAAACAAGTCAGTAACAACAGATTTTTGAGGCGCATCCGTGTCTTCAAGTCAATTTTACCCAACATATGGCAAAGGCAACTGATTCAAACATAGAGAATTCCCAAATAGTTATTCCAGTAGAGACTTACCGGCACTGATGACAGGTTTGGCCCCTCACTTGATCATAGATGCGCTTTCCATCCTTGCCATAGCCATCGACAAAGAGAGCCCAAGGAGTGCTGCATGTACCCAAGAGCTTGTCGTGCTCTTCAGTATATATTTCTTCCTTGGCTCCTATCTCTATTACTGCTGTTTTGCCATCTTCAGAGTGTCTCTCTTTCTTTGGCTCAGTTTCACAATAGCTTACTGGTTCCACGTCCTTCAaccttaaaaaacaaaaaaaaaaaaggttttaaGAAGATTACTGCTAAAACATCCAATGAGATACGATTGCAGGACATCTACATCCAGTGTTTATTAAACCTATTTAATTTATTTAACATGTGGCAAACAAATTTGGAGCAGAAAACATAACTGACAATTTTGTACTGCCTCGTGGAAAGGCGTTAGGTGTTAACGCCATTAGGACAAGATTGCGCACATGTTATTGACATGACAGTATCGTTATGGGAAAAAAGAAAGGACAGCCACATCCATTCAGATCCATACACACTGAAACTACAATACAAGCACGAGATGAAATAGACAGCGATACTTATACTGAAACGTGTTGAGCTAAGGTGTAAAGGGTGGAAAGAATAGTAAAACATTCCACAAACAGGAACTGCAGGTAGATCCGTTCAGATGACGAAAAATAAACGACTGTCAATCATCGCTATACTAGGGTACCGTTTAGGTGGCAAATTTTTTGGCGAAAtgccactgtagcactttcgttgttatttggcaattagtgttcaatcatagtctaattagacttaaaagattcgtctcgttaattttgtctaaactgtgtaattagttttattttttatttatatttaatgcttcatgtatgcgtccaaagattcgatgtgacggggaatcttgaaaaatttggcattttaaagtggaactaaacagggacTAGATTCATGAAGACACAGGATGCGCTAAATAAAAAGAACAGATGTTTGCACATAACACAGACTCGCGACCCCAGCGTTCCGGAGGCAAGAACCCGCGGGCATCCCAAGAAAGTAATAATCAGGACACGCATCCACCACCGCAAAGAAGACGATTCGGTCCGTACCTGAGCGACCGccgcgagggcggcggcggcgcgggcttcACCCTGGCCACGTCAACGGACCCTGGCTCCACAGGCTTCCAGCGCCACCGCCCACTGCCCGAGGCGGCGGCAGACTGGCTGAGGGTGTGCGCGAGGTCGAGGATGCCGAGCCACTGCATCCGCTCCATGCGCGAGGGTGAACGCAAATGCGCGGGGTCTGCGTCGGggatttggggattagggtttagacGACTTGGGAGAAGACCGCCGATGGGGGAGAGGATGCGTTGGGCAGGAGCAGTCAGCAGGAGGGTATAGGCCGGCTTGGACTTGACGAGGAACGGAGTGGAGGCCGGCCCTAGGAACGGGACTTGGTCGGAGACGACCGAGGCCGGCCATGGCGACTCGCAGCCTCCGCAAGCCGGCGGCGATAGGAGATGGCCCGATCTACGACCATGAGGGGGCGCACGAACGAGGAGCCCCGGATCCTTCGCTGGATCTGTCGCGTGGGGGAGACGAGGAAGACGAGAGgggacgggacgggacgggaGGCGTCTGCTGAGAGGAGTGGCTGAGGGGGTGTCTGGGAGAGACGTCGTTGTGGGATCAGGCTAGGGTTTGGGTGTTATTTTATATATCGGAGCATTGATCTCAGCCGAACAttaatttgtaagggcggctggtgattgagccgtccctataaatagggcggctggtgagtgagccgtctctataaatcagacctatttgtaggggcggctcgtatcaccagccgcccctgctgttcccctgctgttctatttgtaggcgCGGTTGGTCTCTGGGCTCCCGAACACACCACTGTAGCGGCTCCGTCGTCGGCCGCTACTAAAAAAAAAATTGTCCCGTTGAACCGTTTTCTACGTGGTGCTTCCCGCGCCGGCTGGAGAACCCTCCCACCTCCCCGGAGCAGCAGCCAGTGTCTGTCCATGCGCAGCGTGTCGCGGCTGCGCCGGCGACGCCGTCGCGCTGCTCGGCCTCAACTGGTTCCTCCTCGGTCTGCTCACCTCGCCCATGCTGCTGGGCGTCGCGCACGCCGTCGTCCCGCGCTCACgtggctcgccgccgccgcgcccctgTGCCCCGTGTACCCGGCGCAGGGAAAGCGGCAGCGTGCCCGGTGTCCCGTGTTCGTCGGATACACGTTTCTTTACGCTATATGCCCGTAACTTCACACGTACCGGTACTGTACTATACAATACAACACTGGCACATACGGTCATCGTCGTCATACTGAGTCACCTTGCCGTTTTTTGCTTTTGTGATGAACATTGaattgttcggctggctggccggcTGGGGCTGGACTGGCCAGCGCACTCACATTTTTACTGTTCATATGAACAGTGTTTTggatagaacaatatttttctttcgcaACAatcagctgaaacagtattttagcttatttttcagtcctgtcgAACAAGCTCCATGAAGCTAGCCGAAACATACTCTGACAAATCCTGAAGCCAGGCACAGCATCTTTCGGGACCTGATGTCTAAAACGGCAAAACCTGATGTGCATCTCGATTAGGGACAGATTTTTTTGAAGACATCACCGGAGGGGTGAGAGCCCCACCTGAATGGATTTTCCATTGATTCCGGCGAGCCGGTGGATGGAGGGTGCCAAGGCACCTACAGGGTCGAGGACCCGTAGTCATATTTAGATTACAAATGAGGAGGTAGGAGAGCTTAGTTCATTACAAACATTGCGCACCACTTGTCAACTATCCATCGATCTTCGACTTTTAGGCGGCAGCTCCAGAGGCGACATGCTTCTTTGGCAGTAGCAAGCAGCCGCCGAAGGCAAGGCTGTTGCTGACGGAAGACGACATCGTGCCTATGGTTCCAAACTTGCCAGCAACAGAGGAGAATCATTGTAGAAAAGAGCTTGGATGGCACCTCAGCCGGCCTGGGCAATTCCCAGAGCCTGTTGACAGGAGGGATAGGCAGGTCTCTCCATCCAAGGTGGTTCCAGAAAGATCTAGCGACCGTGCACTGGAAGATGAGATGGTCACATGTCTCAGCGGATTGACCGCAGAGTTCGCAAATGTCGTCATCCAGGACATGCTTGTTGTGGAGGTTTGCTCGGCACTGAATTCTTTCATGGAGCAGCAACCAACCGAAGAACCGAACCCGGGGGGGAGCACGGCTTTTCCAGACGAAGTTGTCGATCATACCGACTTGTCCGGAGTGTGTCGAGACACGGTATATGCTGCCGGTGTCCAGCCTGTTCGCCGTGCAAGTAAACTTGCTGGAGCGTTCGTCTGGCTGCTGTTGTAGGTTGATGGAAGCGATGATAGCCTCGACCTCAACCTTCTCGCTGCATGCCTGGGGAGAGAGTCGCGGCACCAGGATGGTCGCAAGGCCGCGAATGCATACTTCCCTGACTGAAACATTTGGCTGAGTGTAGTGACTGAGTAGGCAGGGAAATTTGAGTGCCAGCGTGGTGCCCTCTGTCCATGAATCCCACCAGAACGTCGTAGATGCACCATCTCCAATGACGACCTTGGTTATACATCTGTATGCTGGCAGTAGAGATTTCAGGCCATCCCAGTGGTTACCGTCATTGGCCCCCTCCAATGTTGATAGGTCTGTGTGTTGCCGTGCCCAGGCTGCCCATGCTGACTCTTCTGGATGGTGTAGGCGGTGCAGCAGTTTAAGGAGGAGGCAGGCGTTCTGTGTAGCCAGATCGCGCACCCCCAATCCTCCTTCAACTTTTGGCTTCTGGGCAACCTCCCATCGTACTAGGCATTTGCTTCCTGAGGTCTTATCTGTTCCAGCCCAGAGGAAGGCACGCCGTTTCTTGTCAATGGCCGCGATCACTCCCGGTGGGAGGGCCACAGCTTGCATCATATAGGTTGCAAGGCCGTCAAGTGCCGAATTGATGAGGACAAGCCGCCCTTGGTGGTTCAGGAGGGCTGACTGCCACCCAGCAAGCCGACGGTCCACTTTGGAGATGAGCGGGGTGAAAGCGGCGAGATTCAACTTGACATTGGACAGAGGCAAACCTAGGTATACCTGTGGGAAGGACCCCTTTTGACACTGCAGGATACGCACAACACGCTGAAGGCGGTTCTCAGGAACGTGCATGGGCACCAGAGTGCTTTTGGAGAAGTTGATCTTAAGTCCAGTGGCCAGTGCAAAGTCATCTAATGTTGTCTTTAGCCGCCTGACATCAGTCAGCTCCGCACGGACTAGCAGTAGCGTGTCGTCTGCATATTGTAAGACTGGGCATGGACCGTCAATGGAGGGGTGACGGATGCCCGAGTCTTGTTTGATCAGCTGCTGTAAGACATCAGCCACCAGAAGAAAGAGGTATGGGGACAGTGCATCACCTTGCCGCAGCCCCCTTCTGCACTTGATCCATCTTCCTGGACAGCCATTGATTAGGACCGAGGAATGAGAGGTGGTGAACAATTGGGTCATCCATTGAATCCACGTTGGTGGGAACCCCCTGGCATGTAAAATTGCGAGCAAGCTGTCCCAACTAACAGAGTCAAAAGCCTTGGCGAAgtctaatttgagtaccaaagtgGGACACTTTTTGCGGTGGCAGTATTGGACGAGCTCTGTTGCATAAACAAAGTTCTCTGAAATTGATCTGCCTTTGATAAAACCAGTCTGGTCGATGTCAATCAACTGCTGAACGTGCCTTTGCAGCCTGGTGGTAAGAATCTTGGTGATAATCTTGACCGGGCAATTCTGGAGGGAGACCGGCCTAAAATCTTTCGGAGCTGTGGCCCCCTGACATTTGGGCAGCAGAACAATGTATGCCCGGTTGATGCGGTCTAGATCCACCGTGCCGTTGTAAAAGCTTGAGAGGAAGCTGAGGATGTCATCTTTGATGGCAGTCCAAGCAGTCACATACCAGGCTGGGCCGAATCCATCGGGTCCAGGGGCGCTGTTGATGTTCATTGATTTAACTGCATTGAGAGCTTCACCTTCAGAGAAAGGAGCCACCAGGTCGGCCAGAGCAGCAGCATGCGTCACAGGGTAGAGTGTTGCCACATCGAAATTCCATCTCGTGTCGTCAGCCACACCAAGGATGCTGGTGTAGTAATTGGTCATGGCCTCAGACTTCGCCGCATGATTGACCAGAACTGTGCCATCCACAGTTATTGCCGCAATCCGGTTCATTCTTTGGCGGCAAGATGCACGAGCGTGGAAGAATTTGGTGTTGGCGTCACCTTCCTTGAGGCTTTTCATTTTTCCCCGTTGCTTCCAGTAAGCCGCTTTCTGGCTGAGGAATAGCTGCAACCGGTTTGAGCACTGGTCCCTGAGACAACGTTCACCTGGAGAGAGTGATCTGAATTCTTCCAAGTAGTCAAATAAGCAAATGAGGAAGTAGCAATTATGGTATATGAATGGGGGGGAGCGATGCTTACGCAGCCAAACCTTTGATGCTAGCCGAGCCGCCTTGACCTGTGCAACCATGACACGAGCAGCATCCCCAGTGCGAGAGACAGACTGccaagaagggagaacagagtgtAGGAAGGAGGGGTCCAGGAGCCAAGACCTCTCCAGTCTGAAAATGCTGGGCTTAGGAATATTAGTTTGGATGGAGGCAAGGATTGGAGTATGA includes:
- the LOC136457172 gene encoding uncharacterized protein; the encoded protein is MERMQWLGILDLAHTLSQSAAASGSGRWRWKPVEPGSVDVARVKPAPPPPSRRSLRLKDVEPVSYCETEPKKERHSEDGKTAVIEIGAKEEIYTEEHDKLLGTCSTPWALFVDGYGKDGKRIYDQVRGQTCHQCRCA